From Nitrospirota bacterium, a single genomic window includes:
- a CDS encoding calcium-binding protein, translating into MAKTKTDKSREERIDEDIIVDCYGEAERAMGWYYYLQDRLEFPFAAKCIAARSISPIKTGEVVEVVGMAPEDECEREMFVTIRWEKRKFCVPLSQLEGLKVSKETKEAIGD; encoded by the coding sequence ATGGCAAAAACCAAAACAGACAAATCCCGTGAGGAGCGCATTGACGAAGATATCATCGTTGACTGCTATGGCGAAGCCGAGCGCGCCATGGGATGGTATTACTATCTTCAGGACCGCCTGGAGTTTCCCTTTGCCGCCAAATGTATTGCAGCCAGATCCATTTCCCCAATAAAGACCGGCGAGGTGGTGGAAGTCGTCGGCATGGCGCCGGAGGATGAATGCGAACGGGAAATGTTCGTGACGATCCGATGGGAGAAACGGAAATTCTGCGTGCCGCTCTCGCAGTTGGAAGGCCTGAAAGTGAGTAAGGAAACCAAAGAGGCTATCGGAGACTAG
- a CDS encoding ATP-dependent helicase, whose product MDKTEIIKRQRNERQQCLDDILKSSAPKKLIVAGAGTGKTFTFGQLLKKKVGGNNLAMTFIRRLVGDMGAELCDCAEIKTFHAYCKKILHERNGSVELIPYLTKIIEKDSEILEEGLNNFDTKFRTLDEKSTEVDFYLRRGDYYEVVGFDDSVYRLYKLLQKNHAILPSFTQIVIDEFQDFNLLEVAFIEELRKKGPILIVGDDDQAVYDGRSASPVHLRDLYKSGEFTVFELPFCSRCPEVIVNTTNAVIKRAHVLGHLQGRINKRYECYIEAKEKDSIKYPKVIVSRCSTSKVIPKYIENEIAKIDADDIAESHKKGKEYPTVLIVGQRQYLREVEKKLRIKYPTLLYSPSIEVEYGLIEAYKQLLTNEKSNLGWRILMEIDLDRQEQKEILAASLKGSAMVDLLDPDYIATHLKAIGIIREIKNKEPLSPAAKKTLRSVVGQNFDSLINYFNKSEEETLPEVDIIKPSILLTSFVGCKGLSAGHVFIIGANNGSIPKNADCIEDLEISQFIVALTRARKQCHIVSNQWLISPKDSKGKWQQQYEKSYFVTWIPPELIEDRGDFKASDFKRIVLSKS is encoded by the coding sequence ATGGATAAGACCGAAATAATAAAACGCCAAAGAAATGAACGGCAACAGTGTCTTGATGATATCCTGAAGTCTTCAGCCCCGAAAAAACTGATTGTGGCTGGCGCAGGAACCGGTAAAACGTTTACATTTGGGCAACTCCTTAAGAAAAAAGTTGGTGGCAACAATCTCGCAATGACCTTCATTCGGAGACTTGTTGGGGACATGGGGGCAGAACTATGTGATTGCGCTGAAATTAAAACATTCCATGCTTATTGCAAGAAGATTTTGCATGAACGAAATGGAAGTGTTGAATTAATACCGTATTTAACTAAGATAATTGAAAAAGACTCTGAGATACTTGAAGAGGGATTAAATAATTTTGACACTAAATTTCGGACCCTTGATGAAAAAAGTACCGAGGTAGATTTTTATCTTAGACGTGGCGACTATTACGAAGTAGTTGGTTTTGACGATTCTGTCTACAGGCTTTATAAACTTCTTCAAAAAAATCATGCCATTCTGCCATCTTTCACTCAGATAGTTATAGACGAGTTCCAGGATTTCAATCTGTTGGAGGTGGCGTTCATCGAGGAATTAAGGAAGAAGGGACCGATCCTTATTGTTGGTGATGATGATCAAGCTGTATATGATGGCCGTTCTGCTTCACCCGTGCACTTGCGGGATTTGTACAAATCAGGAGAATTTACAGTTTTCGAACTTCCTTTTTGCAGTCGTTGCCCGGAAGTCATTGTTAACACCACAAACGCGGTTATCAAGCGTGCGCACGTACTGGGGCATTTGCAAGGAAGAATTAATAAACGTTATGAATGTTACATTGAGGCCAAAGAGAAAGATAGCATCAAGTACCCCAAGGTTATTGTTTCACGCTGTTCTACTTCCAAAGTTATTCCAAAATATATTGAAAATGAAATCGCCAAAATTGACGCGGATGATATTGCTGAATCTCACAAGAAAGGGAAAGAGTATCCTACTGTTCTGATTGTTGGGCAAAGACAATATCTTAGAGAAGTAGAAAAAAAACTACGGATTAAATATCCTACATTATTATATTCTCCAAGCATAGAAGTCGAGTATGGACTCATCGAAGCCTATAAACAACTGTTGACCAACGAAAAATCAAACCTCGGCTGGCGGATTCTTATGGAAATTGATCTCGACCGCCAGGAACAAAAAGAGATTTTAGCTGCCTCGTTGAAAGGTTCAGCGATGGTTGACTTGCTTGATCCGGATTATATTGCTACCCATTTGAAAGCTATCGGAATAATCCGAGAGATTAAGAACAAAGAACCACTTTCCCCTGCTGCGAAAAAGACGTTGCGGAGTGTTGTTGGTCAGAACTTTGATAGCCTGATCAATTACTTTAATAAATCCGAGGAAGAGACATTGCCAGAAGTTGACATAATTAAACCGTCAATTTTGCTTACCTCATTTGTAGGCTGTAAGGGATTGTCAGCAGGACATGTCTTCATCATAGGAGCAAATAACGGATCAATACCAAAAAATGCTGATTGCATTGAAGACTTGGAGATATCTCAATTTATTGTCGCATTAACGAGAGCCAGAAAACAATGTCATATTGTTTCAAATCAATGGTTGATATCGCCAAAGGACTCGAAAGGAAAATGGCAGCAGCAATATGAAAAATCATATTTTGTTACGTGGATACCACCCGAATTAATTGAAGATAGGGGGGATTTTAAAGCAAGTGATTTCAAGCGAATAGTTTTAAGTAAAAGCTGA
- a CDS encoding complex I NDUFA9 subunit family protein codes for MILVTGGTGFVGRHLIKRLRQESIPVRAIVRDPGKAQALKDLGVDIVKGDLSDTASLEKAAMGVERVIHLVGIIQEGPGATFQGVHVDGTHNVIEAAKRAGVRHFFYQSALGTRPNANSEYHKTKWAAEELVRAGGIPYTILRPSLIYGPGDQFTLRLSEMIRLSPLLPVIGSGKSKIQPIFIDDVTACILKAVTSDCCLNEIYEIGGPDQLSYEEVTVAIADAMGVKRPALHLPLFFMKSMATVFEAVLPKAPVTTDQLIMLQEDTVCNMRDVRDAFSIDPIGFREGLKKFIRPA; via the coding sequence ATGATACTCGTGACCGGCGGTACTGGATTTGTCGGCAGACATCTTATCAAGCGACTGCGTCAGGAGAGTATTCCTGTTCGGGCGATCGTCAGGGACCCGGGCAAGGCCCAAGCGCTTAAAGACCTCGGGGTGGATATCGTCAAAGGCGATCTGTCGGATACTGCCTCGCTCGAAAAGGCGGCAATGGGAGTGGAGCGCGTTATTCATCTCGTGGGTATCATCCAGGAGGGACCGGGCGCGACCTTTCAGGGCGTGCACGTGGACGGCACGCATAATGTCATCGAAGCGGCGAAAAGGGCGGGTGTACGCCACTTCTTTTATCAGAGCGCGCTCGGCACGCGGCCCAACGCAAACAGCGAGTATCACAAGACCAAGTGGGCGGCGGAGGAACTTGTGCGCGCCGGCGGAATCCCCTACACCATCCTTCGCCCATCGCTCATCTATGGCCCCGGCGACCAGTTCACCCTCAGGCTGTCGGAGATGATCCGGCTTTCGCCCCTTCTGCCCGTCATTGGTTCCGGAAAATCAAAGATACAGCCGATCTTCATCGACGATGTCACGGCGTGCATACTGAAGGCCGTGACGAGTGATTGTTGCTTGAACGAGATATACGAGATCGGAGGGCCGGATCAGCTGTCCTACGAAGAAGTCACCGTTGCGATCGCCGACGCCATGGGTGTGAAGCGGCCTGCGCTGCACCTGCCGCTCTTCTTCATGAAGTCCATGGCGACAGTCTTCGAAGCCGTGCTGCCCAAGGCGCCGGTGACCACGGACCAGCTTATTATGCTGCAGGAAGACACCGTATGCAACATGCGCGACGTCCGCGATGCCTTCAGCATCGATCCCATCGGATTTCGCGAAGGGTTGAAAAAGTTCATTCGCCCCGCATAA
- a CDS encoding HIRAN domain-containing protein produces the protein MNLITHIVEPRRLYLVWQGPEGGDRTRRIVAELLRTNHDVELRYLTQTEDFKKAVQIGFVGYPAFPKFDRLYKDGVIETFMLRLPPRERSDFDKYLESLRIHPAARISDFALLGYSGARLPSDWFSIVHPFDEVDNPCELITEVAGFRYYDGINMQLTVGTNLTLQPEPTNQYDPLAIAVLINGTKIGYIGRGLLEAVHRWLRNKNEINVVIEKINGRPDRPSIIIYVAVVPQGRFEHAMAS, from the coding sequence ATGAACCTCATTACTCACATAGTTGAACCGCGAAGGCTTTACCTGGTTTGGCAGGGCCCGGAAGGCGGGGACAGGACTCGTCGCATCGTTGCGGAGTTACTCCGAACCAATCACGATGTTGAATTGCGTTATCTCACGCAGACCGAGGATTTCAAGAAGGCAGTGCAAATTGGTTTTGTAGGGTATCCCGCGTTTCCGAAGTTCGACCGTTTATATAAGGATGGCGTTATAGAAACCTTTATGTTGCGTCTGCCTCCACGCGAGCGTTCTGATTTCGATAAGTATCTTGAGTCGCTGAGAATTCATCCCGCCGCTCGAATCTCGGATTTCGCTCTTCTTGGCTATTCCGGGGCTCGGTTGCCGAGCGATTGGTTTTCGATTGTCCATCCGTTCGATGAGGTTGACAACCCCTGCGAGTTGATTACTGAAGTTGCAGGTTTTCGTTATTATGATGGCATAAATATGCAACTTACCGTTGGTACGAATCTGACGCTGCAACCTGAGCCAACCAATCAATATGACCCCTTGGCCATCGCAGTCTTGATTAACGGAACGAAGATCGGATATATCGGACGAGGTTTGCTGGAAGCTGTTCATCGCTGGCTGCGTAATAAGAATGAGATAAACGTTGTCATAGAAAAGATTAACGGCCGCCCTGACCGACCCAGCATCATAATCTATGTAGCCGTTGTTCCACAAGGGCGTTTTGAGCATGCGATGGCAAGTTGA
- a CDS encoding Ig-like domain-containing protein yields MLNKKSSFIILTSLLIAGLVGCGGGAGNSDVTTSSSGAQLQSISITPANPTLAVNTSQQFTATGIYSDNTTQDLTSSVTWTSSSLDVASGSDEAGFTGLYASDSGSFYRAGHITATHGGRAKITGKWRDISGSTDVTVTSATLVSIAITPADSSIAIGTTQQFTAMGTFSDNTTQDLTTTVTWSSSTAVFATISNAAGSNGLATSVAAGSTTITATSVSIAGTATLTVTGTGGGVVTLTWDAPTTNTDGSSLNPATDLSLYKVYYGTVSQTYTQVVNVANPGTTTITTTLNLSPGTYYFTVTTVDISGQESDYSNEIVKTI; encoded by the coding sequence ATGTTAAACAAAAAATCAAGCTTCATTATTTTAACATCATTACTTATCGCCGGTCTGGTCGGATGCGGAGGAGGCGCCGGCAATTCTGATGTAACGACAAGCAGTTCCGGAGCGCAACTCCAATCCATTTCGATAACGCCTGCTAATCCGACACTGGCCGTAAATACCAGTCAACAGTTCACAGCCACCGGCATCTACTCGGACAATACGACACAAGACCTGACATCATCGGTAACCTGGACTTCATCGTCTTTAGATGTTGCATCCGGCAGTGATGAAGCAGGCTTCACGGGATTGTACGCTTCAGACTCGGGCTCGTTTTATCGCGCAGGGCATATAACCGCCACGCATGGCGGCAGGGCAAAGATCACGGGGAAATGGAGAGACATATCGGGATCGACCGACGTGACGGTGACTTCGGCAACACTCGTGTCCATTGCGATAACCCCGGCCGATTCGAGCATTGCAATCGGCACAACGCAACAGTTTACCGCAATGGGGACATTCTCGGACAATACGACGCAGGACCTTACAACAACAGTAACCTGGAGTTCATCAACTGCGGTTTTTGCAACCATCAGTAACGCAGCCGGTTCCAATGGTTTGGCCACGTCAGTAGCCGCCGGTTCAACAACGATCACGGCAACATCGGTGAGCATTGCAGGAACTGCCACGCTTACGGTTACGGGAACGGGCGGTGGTGTGGTAACTTTGACGTGGGATGCGCCGACGACAAATACAGACGGGTCCTCTTTGAATCCGGCGACGGATCTGTCCCTGTATAAAGTATATTATGGAACAGTATCCCAAACGTATACACAAGTGGTAAATGTCGCAAATCCCGGGACAACTACCATTACTACAACATTGAATCTTTCACCCGGGACCTACTATTTTACCGTGACAACCGTGGACATCTCAGGGCAGGAAAGTGATTATTCGAATGAGATAGTGAAGACGATCTGA
- a CDS encoding cysteine synthase family protein, producing MSIVDCIGNTPLALMDKINPNPKVRLFSKLEGNNPGGSVKDRIAWYMVKSAEAEGRLTKGSTILEATSGNTGIGLAMVGTARGYKVKLVMPECVSMERRKVLEAFGAELVLSPGNEGTDGAIRLAHKLYDEHRNNTFMPNQFDNPANIQAHYETTGREIYEQTKGEVSVFVAGMGTTGTLMGAGKRLKEFNSSITVLGVEPHLGHKIQGLKNMTESIVPKIFNPKAMDEKLNVVDEDAFTMTRRLALEEGLFVGMSSGAAMWAAVKKAKEMKDGTIVVILPDRGDRYLSTALFTSVCAQCPP from the coding sequence ATGAGTATTGTCGATTGCATCGGGAACACGCCGCTCGCGCTGATGGACAAGATAAACCCGAACCCGAAGGTCCGGCTTTTTAGCAAGCTCGAAGGGAATAACCCCGGTGGATCAGTGAAGGACCGCATTGCCTGGTACATGGTCAAGTCCGCGGAAGCGGAAGGCAGGCTTACAAAAGGCTCGACCATCCTCGAGGCAACATCGGGCAACACCGGGATCGGGCTTGCCATGGTTGGCACGGCCAGGGGATACAAGGTCAAGCTTGTGATGCCCGAGTGCGTGAGCATGGAGCGGAGGAAAGTGCTTGAAGCCTTTGGTGCCGAGCTGGTCCTGAGCCCCGGCAACGAAGGCACTGACGGCGCGATCCGGCTGGCACACAAGCTCTACGACGAGCACCGGAACAACACCTTCATGCCGAACCAGTTCGACAACCCGGCGAACATCCAGGCCCATTACGAGACCACCGGCAGGGAGATCTATGAGCAGACCAAGGGAGAGGTGAGTGTGTTCGTCGCGGGCATGGGCACGACCGGCACGCTCATGGGCGCGGGCAAACGACTCAAGGAGTTCAACAGCTCGATCACGGTCCTCGGCGTGGAGCCCCATCTGGGCCACAAGATCCAGGGGCTCAAGAACATGACCGAGTCCATCGTCCCTAAGATCTTCAATCCAAAGGCGATGGACGAGAAGTTGAACGTGGTGGATGAAGATGCGTTCACGATGACGCGCAGGCTGGCGCTCGAGGAAGGTTTGTTCGTGGGTATGAGCAGCGGCGCCGCCATGTGGGCGGCTGTAAAGAAGGCAAAGGAGATGAAGGACGGCACGATCGTGGTGATCCTGCCGGACCGCGGGGACCGCTACCTCAGTACGGCTTTGTTCACCTCGGTCTGCGCGCAGTGCCCGCCGTAG
- a CDS encoding DNA topoisomerase IV subunit A, whose protein sequence is MPITENSILNTALHSEVESRFLTYALSTIVSRSLPDVRDGLKPVHRRILFAMWEMGLGPTARYRKSAAVVGEVLGKFHPHGDQAAYDAMVRMAQDFSLRYPLVDGSGNFGSLDGDPAAAMRYTEARLAKIAEELLFEIDKDTVGFRPNYDNSLKEPVVLPARFPQLLVNGTSGIAVGMSCSFPPHNIGEVIDGLAALIDNSTIEVKDLLKYIKGPDFPTSGQILNSKKELREIYEAGSGGIRIRGEYSVEDLPRGRQAIVFTTIPYQVNKAKLLEKLIGLMEERKLPQVSSVRDESTHEVRVVLELKAETSVELVTAYLFKHTDLETTFPINFTALKPNMEPERLSLKAIMRYFLDFRHDITTKRLNHDLRLLKARLHILHAFEVLYDDLDTAIKIIRKAKSREDAAGKLKKHFKLDDEQVKAILDMQLYKLVGLEIERILKEKEEKTKLKKDIEAILASQKKIWGLIRTELLEIKNNYGDKRKSVMKAAEDVEFSQEDFQVHEDVTVILTKMGWIRRVKTVGENLRFKEGDELLSLLPANTRDNMAVFSSAGKVYVVKAFDLPTGSGFGEPVQHLFKFGDGERPIIAMNLTSVFAGAPTGEEKDKQTELVLAPREVTAMTVSTHGVGFAFDLSPFIAVTTRAGKKFAGVKPGDSILGVEILDLPNVLFLTTEGKAVVVAAKEVPVLTGAGKGVKLVNVKKGEVALFRPVRKGEQVKVIDDKGKEKVIDLKPFGVMTRGSVGLKAVKAVKFV, encoded by the coding sequence ATGCCGATAACAGAGAATTCAATTTTGAACACCGCGCTCCATTCCGAGGTCGAGAGCCGGTTTCTCACCTATGCGCTCTCGACCATCGTGTCCCGATCGCTTCCCGATGTGCGCGATGGTCTGAAGCCCGTGCACCGCAGGATCCTCTTTGCCATGTGGGAAATGGGACTTGGCCCCACCGCCAGGTACAGAAAGAGCGCGGCGGTGGTCGGCGAAGTCCTCGGAAAGTTTCATCCTCACGGCGATCAGGCGGCCTACGATGCCATGGTCAGGATGGCCCAGGATTTCTCGCTCCGCTACCCTCTCGTCGACGGGTCTGGCAATTTTGGGAGCCTTGACGGAGACCCGGCCGCGGCCATGCGATATACTGAGGCGAGGCTTGCAAAGATCGCGGAAGAACTGCTCTTCGAGATCGACAAGGACACGGTTGGTTTCCGTCCGAACTATGACAACTCGCTCAAGGAGCCGGTGGTCCTGCCCGCGCGGTTCCCTCAACTCCTTGTGAACGGCACGTCGGGCATTGCCGTGGGCATGAGCTGCTCGTTTCCTCCGCACAATATCGGCGAGGTGATCGACGGCCTTGCGGCATTGATCGACAATTCCACCATTGAAGTGAAAGACCTGCTCAAGTACATCAAGGGCCCGGACTTCCCCACAAGCGGCCAGATCCTGAACTCCAAAAAAGAGTTGCGGGAGATCTATGAGGCCGGCAGCGGCGGCATCAGGATCCGCGGCGAGTATTCGGTAGAGGATCTCCCGCGCGGCAGGCAGGCAATTGTCTTCACGACGATCCCGTATCAGGTGAACAAGGCGAAGCTGCTCGAGAAGCTCATTGGACTCATGGAAGAGCGGAAGCTGCCGCAGGTCTCGTCCGTGCGCGACGAGTCCACCCATGAGGTGCGCGTGGTACTCGAACTCAAGGCGGAAACGAGCGTCGAGCTTGTCACCGCTTATCTTTTCAAGCACACGGACCTCGAGACGACCTTTCCGATCAACTTCACAGCGCTCAAGCCGAACATGGAGCCGGAGCGGTTGTCGCTCAAGGCGATCATGCGGTACTTCCTCGATTTCCGGCACGACATCACCACGAAGCGGCTTAATCATGACCTGCGGCTGCTCAAGGCCCGGCTCCACATCCTGCACGCTTTCGAGGTACTCTACGACGACCTCGATACGGCGATCAAGATCATCCGCAAGGCGAAGTCGCGCGAGGACGCGGCCGGGAAGCTCAAGAAGCATTTCAAACTCGATGACGAGCAGGTGAAGGCGATCCTCGATATGCAGCTCTACAAGCTGGTCGGCCTCGAGATCGAGCGCATCCTGAAGGAGAAGGAAGAGAAGACGAAGTTGAAGAAGGATATCGAGGCCATCCTTGCAAGCCAGAAAAAGATCTGGGGACTGATCCGGACCGAGCTTCTCGAGATCAAGAACAATTACGGCGACAAGCGCAAATCCGTGATGAAGGCCGCCGAGGATGTGGAGTTCTCCCAGGAAGACTTCCAGGTCCATGAGGACGTGACCGTGATCCTGACCAAAATGGGCTGGATCAGGCGCGTAAAGACCGTGGGCGAGAACCTGCGGTTCAAGGAAGGGGACGAACTCCTCTCGCTGCTGCCCGCGAACACCCGGGACAACATGGCCGTATTCTCGTCAGCGGGAAAGGTCTACGTCGTGAAGGCCTTTGACCTGCCGACCGGCTCCGGGTTCGGTGAACCGGTCCAGCATTTATTCAAATTCGGCGACGGCGAACGGCCGATTATTGCGATGAACCTGACGTCGGTATTTGCGGGCGCACCGACCGGGGAAGAGAAGGACAAGCAGACGGAACTTGTCCTGGCCCCCCGCGAGGTAACGGCCATGACCGTTTCCACCCATGGTGTCGGTTTTGCCTTTGACCTTTCACCGTTTATCGCCGTGACCACGCGGGCGGGAAAGAAGTTTGCCGGTGTGAAGCCGGGCGATAGCATCCTGGGGGTGGAGATCCTCGATTTGCCGAATGTCCTGTTCCTCACCACGGAAGGCAAGGCTGTTGTTGTCGCGGCCAAAGAGGTCCCCGTGCTCACCGGCGCGGGCAAGGGCGTGAAGCTCGTGAACGTAAAGAAGGGAGAGGTTGCGCTCTTCAGACCCGTGCGAAAGGGTGAACAGGTGAAGGTGATCGACGACAAGGGCAAGGAAAAGGTGATCGACCTGAAGCCGTTCGGCGTGATGACCCGGGGGTCGGTCGGACTGAAGGCGGTGAAGGCGGTGAAGTTTGTGTAA
- a CDS encoding secondary thiamine-phosphate synthase enzyme YjbQ, with the protein MKSFRKELWFNVPSRRGFINITPQVEDCLRESGVQEGLVLVNAMHITASVFINDDERGLFHDFDIWLEKLAPREPVSQYQHNTGEDNADAHLKRSVMGREAVVAITEGKLDFGPWEQIFYGEFDGRRKKRVLVKIIGE; encoded by the coding sequence ATGAAATCCTTCCGCAAAGAACTCTGGTTCAACGTCCCGTCGCGCAGGGGGTTCATCAATATCACGCCCCAGGTCGAGGACTGTCTGCGGGAGAGCGGCGTTCAGGAAGGCCTGGTCCTCGTGAATGCCATGCATATCACGGCTTCGGTTTTCATCAACGATGATGAACGCGGTCTGTTTCATGACTTCGATATTTGGCTCGAGAAGCTCGCGCCCCGTGAACCGGTCTCCCAGTACCAGCACAACACCGGTGAGGACAACGCCGATGCGCACCTCAAAAGGTCGGTGATGGGCCGCGAGGCAGTGGTCGCCATCACAGAGGGCAAGCTCGACTTCGGCCCCTGGGAACAGATATTCTATGGTGAGTTTGACGGAAGACGGAAGAAACGGGTGCTGGTGAAGATCATCGGGGAATAG